From Streptomyces sp. TLI_235, a single genomic window includes:
- a CDS encoding EmrB/QacA subfamily drug resistance transporter, giving the protein MAHQVEKAADGSAADTAEAADVLPRSPREIRLVMIGLVVAMLLAMLDNLIVGTAMPTIVGELGGAEHLSWVVTAYTLATAASTPIWGKLGDLYGRKGTFVLSIAIFLAGSALSGLSGSMGQLIAFRAVQGLGAGGLMVGVMSIMGALVAPRDRGKYQGMFAAVMALATIGGPLIGGFITDHLSWRWTFYINLPLGVLALAFIVITLKLPSIRSTARIDYLGALLLTVGITSLVLLTTWGGQEYAWGSKQILGLGALAAATLIGFCYVEQRVEEPMLPLTLFKNRNFAMVSVIGFIVGFAMFGAVTFLPLYQQTVQGASATNSGLLLMPMMFGMLVISLVVGQAITKTGKYRIYPIIGTAVMAGGSLLLSTLGTDTSRFTSACWMVVLGAGMGFLMQVTMLVAQNSVELKDMGVASSTATLFRTIGGSIGVALFGALFNHQVTETMKERLGGAAGAAGADLGRMGPGALRTMRPAVQDAYHHAVSNGMHTVFLWGAVISLVAVAAAVFLREVPLRGAGTQKPETQLEAV; this is encoded by the coding sequence ATGGCACACCAGGTAGAAAAAGCTGCGGACGGATCCGCAGCCGACACCGCGGAGGCGGCCGACGTCCTCCCCCGCTCCCCGCGCGAGATCCGGCTGGTGATGATCGGCCTCGTCGTCGCGATGCTGCTCGCCATGCTCGACAACCTGATCGTCGGCACCGCGATGCCCACCATCGTCGGCGAGCTCGGCGGCGCCGAGCACCTCTCCTGGGTGGTCACCGCCTACACCCTGGCGACCGCGGCCTCCACCCCGATCTGGGGCAAGCTGGGCGACCTGTACGGCCGCAAGGGCACCTTCGTCCTGTCGATCGCGATCTTCCTGGCCGGATCCGCGCTCTCCGGACTGTCCGGTTCGATGGGCCAGCTGATCGCCTTCCGTGCCGTGCAGGGCCTCGGCGCCGGCGGTCTGATGGTTGGCGTGATGTCGATCATGGGTGCGCTGGTCGCGCCGCGCGACCGCGGCAAGTACCAGGGCATGTTCGCCGCGGTCATGGCGCTCGCCACCATCGGCGGCCCGCTGATCGGCGGCTTCATCACCGACCACCTGAGCTGGCGCTGGACGTTCTACATCAACCTGCCGCTCGGCGTGCTCGCGCTGGCCTTCATCGTGATCACCCTGAAGCTGCCCAGCATCCGCTCCACGGCCCGGATCGACTACCTGGGCGCGCTGCTGCTGACGGTCGGCATCACCTCGCTCGTGCTCCTCACCACCTGGGGCGGCCAGGAGTACGCCTGGGGCTCCAAGCAGATCCTGGGCCTGGGCGCGCTCGCCGCCGCCACCCTGATCGGCTTCTGCTACGTCGAGCAGCGGGTCGAGGAGCCGATGCTGCCGCTGACGCTCTTCAAGAACCGCAACTTCGCCATGGTCTCGGTGATCGGCTTCATCGTCGGTTTCGCGATGTTCGGCGCCGTGACCTTCCTGCCGCTCTACCAGCAGACGGTGCAGGGCGCCTCGGCGACCAACTCCGGCCTGCTGCTGATGCCGATGATGTTCGGCATGCTGGTGATCTCGCTGGTGGTCGGCCAGGCCATCACCAAGACCGGCAAGTACCGGATCTACCCGATCATCGGCACCGCGGTGATGGCCGGCGGCTCGCTGCTGCTCTCCACCCTCGGCACCGACACCAGCCGGTTCACCTCGGCCTGCTGGATGGTCGTGCTGGGCGCCGGCATGGGCTTCCTGATGCAGGTGACGATGCTGGTCGCGCAGAACAGCGTCGAGTTGAAGGACATGGGCGTGGCCTCGTCCACCGCCACGCTGTTCCGCACCATCGGCGGCTCGATCGGTGTGGCGCTGTTCGGCGCGCTCTTCAACCACCAGGTCACCGAGACCATGAAGGAGCGGCTCGGCGGCGCCGCCGGCGCAGCGGGCGCCGACCTCGGCCGGATGGGTCCCGGGGCGCTGCGCACGATGCGCCCCGCCGTCCAGGACGCCTACCACCACGCCGTCTCCAACGGCATGCACACCGTGTTCCTGTGGGGCGCCGTGATCAGCCTGGTCGCGGTCGCCGCGGCGGTCTTCCTGCGCGAGGTGCCGCTGCGCGGCGCGGGCACGCAGAAGCCCGAGACCCAGCTCGAAGCGGTCTGA
- a CDS encoding TetR family transcriptional regulator → MSTTQSPRSDTRARIIEVALELFAAQGYEKTSLREIADRLGVTKAALYYHFKTKDDIVHGIVESMAAPIDEAISWGRDRTWSPQMRDELVRRFAAGMADRAPLLRFFHENQPALRDSAAGSEFKDRMLAMIGLIQGPGATFRERLRATVALFSINSALFLLKQDHVEPGEDCPAGAQTEQPSLAEAMQAAVELALEIASGIEPAAAGTGA, encoded by the coding sequence ATGAGTACGACCCAGAGCCCCCGCAGCGACACCCGAGCGCGCATCATCGAGGTGGCCCTGGAACTCTTCGCCGCACAGGGGTACGAGAAGACCTCACTGCGCGAGATCGCCGACCGCCTCGGGGTCACCAAGGCCGCGCTCTACTACCACTTCAAGACCAAGGACGACATCGTCCACGGCATCGTCGAATCCATGGCCGCCCCGATAGACGAGGCGATCAGCTGGGGCCGCGACCGGACCTGGTCCCCCCAGATGCGCGACGAGCTGGTGCGGCGCTTCGCCGCCGGCATGGCCGACCGCGCGCCGCTGCTGCGCTTCTTCCACGAGAACCAGCCCGCGCTGCGGGACTCCGCGGCCGGCTCCGAGTTCAAGGACCGGATGCTGGCGATGATCGGGCTCATCCAGGGCCCGGGCGCCACCTTCCGCGAGCGGCTGCGCGCCACCGTGGCGCTCTTCTCGATCAACTCGGCGCTGTTCCTGCTCAAGCAGGACCACGTGGAGCCCGGCGAGGACTGCCCGGCCGGGGCGCAGACGGAGCAGCCGAGCCTCGCCGAGGCCATGCAGGCCGCCGTGGAGCTCGCGCTGGAGATAGCGTCCGGGATCGAGCCGGCGGCCGCGGGCACCGGCGCCTGA
- a CDS encoding membrane associated rhomboid family serine protease, whose translation MAIEQRSDPDPARILAEARRAFFVMFAFLCAVWAVQLVNWLGDYALTLDFGIRSHRAERLPDVLAAPFLHVNWQHVESNSGPLFVFGFLAAYRGVRKFLGLTLLVALTSGATVWLFEREQVVTVGASGLVFGYFGYVVLRGLIDRNLIDSLVGLVMAASFAYILTTAVPGTPGVSWLGHLGGLVGGLLGAWLLRDRAARAARPARTAGTGRGVPEGRADGAAVPAQGGTAGHLPESPRAALLKELDDLGL comes from the coding sequence ATGGCGATCGAGCAGCGCAGCGACCCCGACCCGGCCCGCATCCTCGCCGAGGCGCGCCGCGCCTTCTTCGTGATGTTCGCATTCCTCTGCGCCGTGTGGGCCGTGCAACTCGTCAACTGGCTCGGCGACTACGCGCTCACCCTCGACTTCGGCATCCGCTCGCACCGCGCCGAGCGGCTCCCGGACGTTCTCGCCGCGCCCTTCCTGCACGTGAACTGGCAGCACGTGGAGAGCAATTCGGGCCCGCTGTTCGTCTTCGGGTTCCTCGCCGCGTACCGCGGGGTGCGGAAGTTCCTCGGCCTGACCCTGCTGGTGGCACTGACCAGCGGCGCCACGGTCTGGCTGTTCGAGCGCGAGCAGGTCGTGACGGTCGGCGCCAGTGGGCTGGTCTTCGGCTACTTCGGCTACGTGGTGCTGCGCGGCCTGATCGACCGGAACCTCATCGACAGCCTGGTCGGCCTGGTGATGGCCGCCTCGTTCGCCTACATCCTCACCACCGCCGTGCCCGGTACCCCCGGCGTGAGCTGGCTGGGGCACCTCGGCGGGCTGGTCGGCGGCCTGCTCGGCGCCTGGCTGCTGCGCGACCGCGCCGCCCGTGCCGCGCGCCCGGCCCGCACGGCAGGTACCGGCAGGGGAGTCCCCGAGGGCCGCGCCGACGGTGCGGCCGTGCCCGCACAGGGTGGCACGGCCGGACACCTGCCGGAGAGCCCGCGGGCCGCGCTGCTCAAGGAGTTGGACGACCTCGGGCTGTGA
- a CDS encoding diadenylate cyclase codes for MAASDRADRSPREEALLRASLTAIAPGTALRDGLERVLRANTGGLIVLGFDKSVESLCTGGFVLDVEFTATRLRELCKLDGAVILDKDITKIVRAGVHLMPDSAIPTDETGTRHRTAERVNRQTGFPVVAVSHSMRLIAMYVNGSRRVLEDSTTVLSRANQALATLERYKLRLDEVAGTLSALEIEDLVTVRDVAAVVQRLEMVRLIAAEIAGYVLELGTDGRLLSLQLDELIAGVEPERELVARDYFPERAAKKGRTVTEVLADLEALTHAELLDLQTVVKALGYSGSLESLDSAVSPRGYRLLAKVPRLPNTVIERLVEHFGGLQKLLAASIDDLQTVEGVGETRARSVREGLSRLAESSILERYV; via the coding sequence GTGGCAGCCAGCGACCGGGCGGACAGGTCCCCCCGCGAGGAGGCCCTGCTGCGGGCCTCCCTCACTGCTATCGCGCCGGGCACGGCGCTGCGGGACGGGCTGGAGCGGGTGCTGCGGGCCAACACCGGCGGGCTCATCGTGCTCGGTTTCGACAAGAGCGTGGAGTCGCTCTGCACCGGCGGTTTCGTGCTGGACGTCGAGTTCACCGCCACCCGCCTGCGCGAGCTGTGCAAGCTCGACGGCGCGGTGATCCTGGACAAGGACATCACCAAGATCGTGCGGGCCGGTGTCCATCTGATGCCGGACTCCGCCATCCCGACCGACGAGACGGGCACCCGGCACCGCACCGCCGAGCGGGTGAACCGGCAGACCGGCTTCCCCGTGGTCGCGGTCTCGCACTCGATGCGCCTGATCGCCATGTACGTCAACGGCAGCCGCCGGGTGCTGGAGGACTCCACGACCGTCCTCTCCCGCGCCAACCAGGCCCTCGCCACCCTGGAGCGCTACAAGCTCCGGCTGGACGAGGTCGCCGGCACGCTCTCCGCGCTGGAGATCGAGGACCTGGTGACCGTCCGCGACGTGGCCGCCGTCGTGCAGCGGCTGGAGATGGTCCGGCTGATCGCGGCCGAGATCGCCGGATACGTGCTGGAGCTCGGCACCGACGGCCGGCTGCTCTCGCTCCAGCTGGACGAGCTGATCGCCGGCGTGGAGCCGGAGCGCGAGCTCGTCGCCCGGGACTACTTCCCGGAGCGGGCCGCCAAGAAGGGCCGCACGGTCACCGAGGTGCTGGCCGACCTGGAGGCGCTGACCCACGCCGAGCTGCTCGACCTGCAGACGGTGGTCAAGGCGCTCGGCTACTCGGGCTCGCTGGAGTCGCTGGACTCGGCGGTCTCGCCGCGCGGCTACCGGCTGCTCGCCAAGGTGCCCCGGCTGCCGAACACCGTGATCGAGCGGCTGGTGGAGCACTTCGGCGGGCTGCAGAAGCTGCTCGCCGCCAGCATCGACGACCTGCAGACGGTCGAGGGCGTCGGCGAGACCCGGGCCCGTTCGGTGCGCGAGGGGCTCTCCCGCCTCGCCGAGTCGTCCATCCTGGAGCGGTACGTCTGA
- a CDS encoding A/G-specific DNA-adenine glycosylase, translating into MVAIDITPSRLHSTVIGWYEANARDLPWRAPTATPWAVMVSEFMLQQTPVKRVLPSWAAWMERWPTPADLAADAPGEAVRMWGRLGYPRRALRLHGAAVAITEQHGGQVPEDHTALLALPGVGEYTAAAVASFAFRQRHVVLDTNVRRVFARAVTGVEYPAQATTAAERRTAAAYLPDAAERAATWAVAVMELGALICTARGPECEGCPLFADCAWQRAGRPPYEGPTRRGQTYEGTDRQVRGKLLAVLREANGEVPQARLDAVWPDAVQRARALDGLVSDGLVEPVAQGVYRLPH; encoded by the coding sequence ATGGTTGCCATCGACATCACTCCCTCCCGGCTGCACTCCACCGTCATCGGCTGGTACGAGGCCAACGCACGCGACCTGCCCTGGCGGGCCCCGACCGCCACGCCCTGGGCGGTGATGGTCAGCGAGTTCATGCTCCAGCAGACCCCGGTGAAGCGGGTGCTGCCGTCCTGGGCGGCCTGGATGGAACGCTGGCCCACCCCGGCGGACCTGGCCGCCGACGCACCCGGCGAGGCCGTCCGGATGTGGGGCCGGCTCGGCTACCCGCGGCGCGCGCTGCGGCTGCACGGCGCCGCCGTGGCGATCACCGAGCAGCACGGCGGGCAGGTCCCGGAGGACCACACGGCGCTGCTGGCCCTGCCCGGGGTGGGCGAGTACACCGCGGCCGCGGTGGCGTCGTTCGCGTTCCGGCAGCGGCACGTGGTGCTGGACACCAATGTCCGACGGGTGTTCGCCCGGGCGGTGACGGGGGTGGAGTACCCGGCCCAGGCCACCACCGCCGCCGAGCGCCGGACGGCCGCCGCGTACCTGCCCGACGCCGCCGAGCGGGCGGCGACCTGGGCGGTCGCGGTGATGGAGCTCGGCGCGCTGATCTGCACCGCCCGCGGCCCCGAGTGCGAGGGCTGCCCGCTGTTCGCGGACTGCGCCTGGCAGCGGGCCGGCCGCCCGCCGTACGAGGGCCCGACCCGCCGCGGGCAGACCTACGAGGGCACCGACCGCCAGGTCCGCGGCAAGCTGCTGGCCGTGCTGCGCGAGGCGAACGGCGAGGTGCCGCAGGCCCGGCTGGACGCCGTCTGGCCGGACGCCGTGCAGCGGGCCCGCGCCCTGGACGGGCTGGTCTCCGACGGCCTGGTGGAGCCGGTCGCGCAGGGCGTCTACCGGCTGCCGCACTGA
- a CDS encoding murein DD-endopeptidase MepM/ murein hydrolase activator NlpD, with translation MPSFSDATRRFVRTASAGTAAALLNARSLTSRALNGSLPGTTTDSLSGDRAAASPLLRNRAKVASGGVAALALGALLLPGHAAAQATVHPTVPGSSVFTAAAPPRQETRVVQVAAPSTYKQPRSVDAQDSVAVAHNLAQPPAEQPQQPAAQPQPQQAAPQPAQPQQPAQQQAQPQQAPAPAQPGWSSPAPGAPTSNPYHKTNHSYAAGFHTGVDFAVRPGTPLVAVGDATVVSAGWAGAYGNQVVLKLSDGHFAQYAHMSKLGVHAGQKVHAGDRVGLSGNTGNSTGPHLHFEIRTANRYGAVIDPVKYLWAHGARNF, from the coding sequence ATGCCTTCGTTCTCCGACGCCACCCGTCGTTTCGTCCGCACGGCCTCCGCCGGCACCGCCGCGGCTCTGCTCAACGCCCGTTCGCTGACCTCCCGCGCGCTGAACGGCAGCCTGCCGGGCACCACGACGGACTCGCTGTCGGGCGACCGGGCGGCGGCCTCGCCGCTGCTGCGGAACCGGGCGAAGGTGGCCTCGGGCGGTGTCGCCGCGCTGGCGCTGGGTGCGCTGCTGCTGCCGGGCCACGCCGCGGCGCAGGCGACCGTCCACCCGACGGTGCCGGGCAGCTCGGTGTTCACCGCCGCCGCGCCCCCGCGGCAGGAGACCCGGGTCGTGCAGGTCGCCGCGCCGAGCACCTACAAGCAGCCGCGCTCGGTCGACGCGCAGGACTCCGTCGCGGTGGCGCACAACCTCGCGCAGCCGCCGGCCGAGCAGCCCCAGCAGCCCGCCGCCCAGCCGCAGCCGCAGCAGGCCGCCCCGCAGCCCGCCCAGCCGCAGCAGCCCGCCCAGCAGCAGGCCCAGCCGCAGCAGGCCCCCGCCCCGGCGCAGCCCGGCTGGTCCTCGCCGGCGCCCGGCGCGCCGACCAGCAACCCGTACCACAAGACGAACCACAGCTACGCGGCCGGTTTCCACACCGGTGTGGACTTCGCCGTCCGCCCGGGCACCCCGCTGGTGGCCGTCGGCGACGCCACCGTGGTCTCGGCCGGCTGGGCCGGCGCGTACGGCAACCAGGTCGTGCTGAAGCTCTCGGACGGCCACTTCGCCCAGTACGCGCACATGTCGAAACTCGGCGTGCACGCGGGCCAGAAGGTCCACGCCGGGGACCGGGTCGGCCTGTCCGGCAACACCGGCAACTCGACCGGCCCGCACTTGCACTTCGAGATCCGCACCGCCAACCGGTACGGCGCCGTGATCGACCCGGTGAAGTACCTCTGGGCCCACGGCGCCCGGAACTTCTGA